A stretch of the Planktothricoides raciborskii GIHE-MW2 genome encodes the following:
- a CDS encoding response regulator: METPIQDIIFIVDDSKTNLEYLLTFLNRGFSVFAFQSGEELISQVQHRLPNIILLDVVMSGIDGFETCQILKKNQDTKDIPVIFMTGLSDPIDKIKGLSLGAVDYITKPIQPEEVLARINVHLRLQKEIIHRTQAQASLEKLTAELEKRVEQRTAELTDSLTKLSNAKLQLIQSEKMSSLGELVAGVAHEINNPLNFITGNMALLEEYFTEITEHLKLYQEKFTDPGYEIIENAEEIELNYMLEDLPNMIASMKLGLDRIREISLSLRNFARADHSKKVPINIHECIDSTLMILQHRLKANSERPEIKVIKDYGKLPLVSCYPGPMNQVFMNLFANAIDAFDDQVRFPQSFYLAKSYHSAHIDLTITITTCEIPDYGISIKIADNGPGIPDELRAKIFDPFITSKSRGEGTGLGLSISRSIIVEKHGGLLECYSKVNEGTEFTIELPK, from the coding sequence ATGGAGACCCCGATTCAAGATATTATCTTCATCGTCGATGATAGCAAAACCAATCTTGAATATCTTTTGACCTTTTTAAACCGTGGCTTTTCTGTATTTGCCTTTCAATCAGGAGAAGAATTGATTTCACAAGTCCAACACCGATTGCCCAACATCATATTGTTAGATGTGGTGATGTCAGGAATTGATGGATTTGAAACCTGTCAGATATTAAAAAAAAATCAGGATACTAAAGATATTCCGGTGATTTTTATGACCGGACTTTCTGACCCAATTGATAAAATTAAAGGACTATCCTTGGGAGCCGTAGACTATATTACTAAGCCAATTCAACCGGAAGAGGTTTTAGCTCGGATCAATGTTCATTTACGGTTGCAAAAAGAAATTATCCACCGCACTCAAGCCCAAGCGTCTTTAGAAAAACTCACCGCCGAATTAGAAAAGCGCGTTGAACAAAGAACCGCAGAACTGACCGATTCTTTGACTAAACTGTCTAATGCAAAATTACAGTTAATTCAAAGTGAAAAAATGTCAAGCCTGGGAGAATTAGTGGCGGGGGTAGCCCATGAAATTAATAATCCTCTCAATTTTATTACCGGTAATATGGCACTTTTAGAGGAATATTTCACCGAGATAACTGAACATTTAAAGCTTTATCAAGAAAAGTTTACCGATCCGGGTTATGAAATTATTGAAAATGCTGAAGAAATTGAATTAAACTATATGCTCGAAGACTTACCGAATATGATCGCTTCTATGAAATTAGGACTGGATAGAATTCGAGAAATTAGTCTGTCTTTGCGAAATTTTGCTCGGGCAGATCACTCTAAGAAAGTACCGATTAATATTCACGAGTGTATTGATAGTACCCTGATGATTTTACAGCATCGACTTAAGGCAAATTCCGAACGTCCAGAAATTAAAGTGATTAAAGATTATGGCAAGTTGCCCCTGGTTTCCTGTTATCCAGGGCCAATGAATCAGGTGTTTATGAATTTATTTGCCAATGCGATCGATGCTTTTGATGATCAAGTCCGCTTTCCTCAATCTTTTTATTTAGCTAAAAGTTATCATAGCGCTCATATTGACCTGACAATTACCATTACTACTTGTGAAATTCCTGACTATGGCATTTCGATTAAAATTGCCGATAATGGACCGGGAATTCCCGATGAGTTGCGGGCGAAAATTTTTGATCCTTTTATTACCAGCAAGTCAAGAGGGGAAGGAACTGGACTCGGATTATCGATTAGTCGGTCGATTATTGTTGAGAAACACGGGGGTTTGTTAGAGTGCTATTCAAAGGTAAATGAAGGCACAGAATTTACTATTGAACTTCCTAAGTAA
- a CDS encoding DUF2996 domain-containing protein produces MSEEQAANTEAKPAAKAKPEAAKADAAKAKAPKPEDKPFADFMHQDYLPALKAALVKEGLDDIEVMLEKQKFPMSGLGANSECWQVIGRWNNGKRQFNLYFPKADISGPRGFSCSDVGAKPSTLEPFLIDERKITLDLMLFGVIQRLNGQKWLAPN; encoded by the coding sequence ATGAGCGAAGAGCAAGCAGCAAACACAGAAGCCAAACCCGCAGCCAAAGCCAAACCGGAAGCAGCCAAAGCCGATGCAGCCAAAGCCAAAGCCCCCAAGCCAGAAGATAAGCCCTTTGCCGATTTTATGCATCAAGACTATCTGCCAGCCTTAAAAGCAGCTTTGGTCAAAGAAGGTCTGGACGATATTGAGGTGATGTTGGAAAAACAAAAATTTCCTATGTCTGGTCTGGGTGCCAACTCCGAATGCTGGCAGGTGATTGGTCGCTGGAACAATGGCAAACGTCAATTTAATCTCTATTTCCCCAAAGCGGATATTTCTGGCCCTAGAGGGTTTTCTTGTTCTGATGTCGGTGCTAAACCCAGTACCTTGGAGCCGTTTTTGATTGATGAGCGCAAGATTACTCTGGACTTGATGTTATTTGGCGTGATTCAACGGTTAAATGGTCAAAAGTGGTTAGCCCCAAATTGA
- a CDS encoding NAD(P)H-quinone oxidoreductase subunit M, whose product MLLKSTTRHVHIFAGVVQGDEMVPSEDTLTLDIDPDNELNWNDQVLADVHQKFDELVQASAGEELTEYNLRRIGSDLEHYVRSLLQQGKISYNLNSRAVNYSMGLPQVLLSDR is encoded by the coding sequence ATGCTGTTGAAGTCCACAACTCGTCACGTTCATATTTTTGCCGGTGTTGTTCAAGGAGACGAAATGGTTCCCAGCGAAGACACCTTAACTCTGGATATCGATCCAGATAATGAATTAAACTGGAACGATCAAGTCTTAGCCGATGTACACCAAAAATTTGATGAATTAGTCCAAGCTTCTGCCGGTGAGGAACTGACCGAATATAACTTGCGGCGCATTGGTTCTGATTTGGAACATTATGTGCGATCGCTCCTGCAACAGGGGAAGATTAGCTATAACCTCAACAGTCGGGCGGTCAATTACAGCATGGGACTGCCTCAAGTCCTTTTGTCCGATCGCTAA
- a CDS encoding protein phosphatase 2C domain-containing protein, which translates to MQTPAATIICPNYTCEQPNAEHHQFCEKCRTPLPKRYLWVVGTGVQKFKEKFKDLKSGEVLADRYVLKGDRLLLDTKPGKVPDVPVEIPDLILPYLRLFSHRIHVPQVYGQLVDQKISSSGLWLLEQGPIYAEIPTPSGSEARETPPPQTGKLMPPLIGQWAKASPLRQLNWLWQIANLWHPFMGEGVAGSLLNPELIRVEGSIVRLLELRLDSKFPTLENLGQFWSQWVSTANPLIAPFLEKLCQLLIDGEIKTSDQLVALLDRGLNVCGQLQQREYAIATDTNQGPSRRRNEDACYPNESSTKLTSESGLSSLAIVCDGIGGHEGGNVASNMAIDAVKKHIQQQQTSKANLTDPRTITTTLVQAAGAANEAISAKNDSQQKQGRQRMGTTLVMSYTHAHELYITHVGDSRAYWINRSGCRQVTIDDDVASRHVCFGYILYRDALQQPSSGSLVQALGMGPSAHLHPSVERFVIDEDCLFLLCSDGLSDNDRVEQYWQSKILPVLNGELSLTQGVNLLIDLANYHNGHDNVTVALVHCRVSPNETAQITPEALLAELEQIPLPLMHPDAHPDEDTELPGQEVSSSAPTKLATRPTGSRPFLPILLAIVLVVGLGIVAFYLNSLNNMTGSNNSESNPENRLATNSQDNSTTSSNPPVSVQWEDLTTGTLYQIKADSNVSESPLSLYKNKSKNKSEEIAKIATDTVILVKEKPGNITGDTEKWLQVQVCPPEDPPLGDKIKSQLGWIPFGELNQAQINLEKSDKKYTNGPCVVNN; encoded by the coding sequence ATGCAAACACCTGCGGCAACCATTATTTGTCCCAACTACACCTGTGAACAGCCCAATGCAGAACACCATCAATTTTGCGAAAAATGCCGCACCCCGTTGCCTAAGCGCTATCTATGGGTAGTGGGGACAGGAGTCCAAAAGTTTAAAGAAAAGTTTAAAGATTTGAAAAGCGGTGAAGTCCTGGCCGATCGCTATGTGTTGAAGGGCGATCGCCTTCTGCTCGATACAAAACCGGGCAAAGTCCCAGATGTGCCGGTGGAAATTCCCGATTTGATTTTGCCCTACTTAAGGCTCTTTTCTCACCGCATCCATGTTCCCCAAGTTTACGGTCAATTGGTGGATCAAAAAATCAGTAGTTCTGGCTTGTGGTTATTAGAGCAAGGGCCGATTTACGCAGAAATTCCTACCCCGTCTGGCAGCGAAGCTAGGGAAACCCCACCCCCACAGACGGGTAAACTAATGCCACCGTTAATCGGCCAATGGGCGAAAGCTTCACCCTTAAGACAGCTTAACTGGTTGTGGCAAATAGCTAATCTTTGGCACCCATTTATGGGCGAAGGAGTGGCGGGAAGTTTGCTGAACCCAGAACTAATCCGGGTGGAAGGGTCAATTGTCAGATTATTAGAACTGCGTCTGGATAGTAAGTTTCCCACCCTAGAAAATTTGGGTCAATTCTGGTCCCAATGGGTATCCACCGCCAACCCGTTGATTGCTCCTTTTTTAGAAAAACTTTGCCAGTTGTTGATCGATGGTGAAATTAAAACCAGTGACCAGCTAGTTGCTTTACTCGATCGCGGTTTAAATGTATGTGGGCAACTTCAGCAACGAGAATATGCGATCGCCACCGACACCAACCAAGGTCCTAGCCGTCGCCGGAACGAAGACGCTTGTTATCCCAACGAAAGTAGCACGAAACTCACCTCAGAATCGGGACTAAGTTCATTAGCGATCGTCTGTGACGGCATTGGGGGACATGAAGGCGGCAACGTCGCCTCAAATATGGCCATTGATGCGGTGAAAAAGCACATCCAACAACAGCAAACATCAAAAGCCAATTTAACCGACCCAAGGACAATCACCACCACCCTAGTTCAGGCGGCAGGGGCGGCTAATGAAGCAATCTCCGCCAAAAACGATAGCCAACAAAAACAAGGCCGTCAACGTATGGGCACCACTCTGGTGATGTCATACACCCATGCCCACGAACTCTATATCACCCATGTGGGGGATAGTCGCGCCTATTGGATTAACCGCAGCGGCTGCCGCCAAGTGACAATCGACGATGATGTCGCCTCCCGTCACGTTTGTTTTGGCTACATCCTCTATCGGGATGCCCTGCAACAACCCTCCTCTGGTTCTCTGGTACAAGCCCTGGGGATGGGGCCTTCCGCTCATCTGCATCCATCAGTCGAACGTTTTGTGATTGATGAAGACTGCTTATTTTTACTCTGCTCTGATGGACTCAGTGACAACGACCGAGTAGAACAATATTGGCAGAGTAAGATTTTGCCGGTCTTAAATGGAGAGCTATCTTTAACTCAAGGGGTTAATCTTCTGATTGATTTGGCCAACTATCACAATGGCCATGACAATGTAACGGTCGCTTTAGTGCATTGTCGAGTCAGTCCCAATGAAACAGCCCAGATTACCCCAGAAGCATTGTTGGCTGAACTTGAGCAAATTCCACTCCCTTTAATGCATCCCGATGCTCATCCCGATGAGGATACCGAATTGCCTGGGCAAGAAGTTTCTTCTTCTGCCCCAACAAAGTTAGCCACACGGCCAACAGGTTCGCGGCCATTTTTACCGATTTTATTGGCCATAGTCCTAGTGGTAGGACTGGGTATTGTGGCTTTTTATTTGAATTCTTTGAACAATATGACTGGTTCAAATAATTCAGAAAGTAATCCAGAAAATCGGTTAGCTACAAATTCACAAGACAATTCGACAACGAGTTCTAATCCACCAGTGTCCGTGCAATGGGAAGACCTAACCACTGGTACTTTATATCAGATTAAGGCTGACTCTAATGTATCAGAATCTCCTCTTTCCCTTTATAAGAACAAGTCTAAGAATAAATCAGAGGAAATCGCTAAAATCGCCACAGATACGGTTATTTTAGTGAAAGAAAAACCAGGAAATATAACTGGAGATACTGAGAAATGGCTGCAAGTTCAAGTTTGCCCACCTGAAGATCCGCCGTTAGGAGATAAAATAAAATCTCAATTAGGTTGGATCCCTTTCGGTGAGTTAAATCAAGCGCAGATTAATCTAGAAAAATCCGATAAAAAGTACACTAATGGCCCTTGTGTTGTTAATAATTAG
- a CDS encoding Mo-dependent nitrogenase C-terminal domain-containing protein gives MTKAVKCNTLTDDQISTWLRGLLSIAWADGHFDREEKDLIHELTQTELALKIDLESFEPISTSELGEFLGKDPAIAENFLRTAVMVALADGIYSPSEDQLLQELCVALGVNVDALESLRHTIEDRQTMTQETPVDLATSGHSLKPPHPGVDVLAPVRDWMDGLEIHDPRLAKFLCKMIPPQCPFERDIKLFGHKIVHIPPMCKLNPLYEQLVGLRFRSLSYLADDCGEDITPYI, from the coding sequence ATGACTAAAGCTGTCAAATGTAATACCTTAACCGACGATCAGATTTCTACCTGGTTGCGTGGCTTATTGTCCATTGCTTGGGCTGATGGTCACTTTGATCGGGAGGAAAAAGATTTAATCCACGAACTGACTCAAACCGAGTTAGCCCTAAAAATTGATTTAGAATCTTTTGAACCGATTTCCACCTCAGAGTTAGGTGAGTTTTTGGGCAAAGATCCGGCGATCGCGGAAAATTTCCTGAGAACAGCGGTGATGGTCGCCTTAGCCGATGGGATTTATTCTCCCTCGGAAGATCAACTGCTCCAAGAACTGTGTGTCGCTTTGGGGGTCAACGTGGATGCCCTGGAGTCTCTGCGACATACCATAGAAGATCGGCAAACCATGACTCAGGAAACTCCGGTGGATCTCGCCACCAGTGGCCACAGTTTGAAACCACCACACCCAGGAGTGGATGTTTTGGCGCCAGTGCGTGACTGGATGGATGGACTGGAAATCCACGATCCGCGTCTGGCGAAGTTCTTGTGCAAAATGATTCCGCCCCAATGTCCCTTTGAAAGAGACATTAAACTCTTTGGCCACAAAATTGTCCATATTCCCCCAATGTGCAAGCTGAATCCTTTGTATGAACAGTTGGTGGGATTGCGTTTTCGCTCTCTGAGTTATTTAGCGGATGATTGCGGTGAAGATATCACTCCTTATATTTAG
- a CDS encoding PAS domain S-box protein — protein MMNEKFNTNYHQALEHWLDALADQGVFTTDPNLNIISWNHWLEIHSGLSASETIGRNLFEVYPTLVKKGIERFYRQALNGQVVMLSQRLHRYLLPMSTSAVQHQLSYMQQSARIGPLISESKIVGTITVIHDVTERVIRETQLQDQIEELERTDAVLRSTQAKLQHLLASSPAILYTCQENNTDQITLHMTFISDNVLEQLGYQPNQFINQPNFYFEHIHPDDTELVLPKILHLGKTGHQIIEHRFLHADCSYRWLRNEMKVIDSLDGNIEQVVGAMYDITDRKEAEAQIEEQAALIGIAKDAIMVKDLEDRILFWNPSAEKLYGWKASEIIGEYANKKLSSQIYDNYYKLAKKNTIENGEWQGELHKINKNGMEIIVSSSWTLVRDSKNYPKSILTVDTDITEKKLLEAQFLRVQRMESIGTLASGIAHDLNNILSPILAAVHLLKMDLPEEKRDQILTMLENNTIRGADLVKQVLSFAKGLEGERTIIQVRHIVEEVRLIADETFPKTITVVTNVPRELWLIYGDPTQLHQILMNLCVNARDAMPNGGTLKIYGENVWIDENYAKLNLDSLVGAYICITVKDTGTGIHPDHLNKIFEPFFTTKEISRGTGLGLSTVMGIVKSHGGFIQVASQLGEGTQFKIYLPAAPENHAETIPEIDFPQGQGELILLVDDELVILEISQTILETNNYRVITAKNGIEALARYTQYGEQINLVLLNMMMPGMDGKTTLKYLRSISPHLKVIGVSGWPSHFEDDMAVKQELVGFLSKPYTSQELLKILDKALHSPSDISS, from the coding sequence ATGATGAATGAGAAATTTAACACAAATTACCATCAGGCATTGGAACACTGGCTAGACGCCCTCGCCGATCAAGGAGTCTTTACCACCGATCCTAACTTGAATATTATCAGTTGGAATCATTGGCTAGAAATCCACAGTGGTTTATCGGCAAGTGAAACCATTGGGCGTAATTTATTTGAAGTTTATCCCACGTTAGTAAAAAAGGGCATCGAGCGTTTCTATCGTCAAGCCCTCAATGGTCAGGTGGTGATGCTTTCTCAGCGGTTACATCGTTATTTGCTACCGATGTCCACTTCAGCGGTGCAACATCAATTATCCTATATGCAGCAGAGTGCTCGCATTGGCCCATTGATCTCAGAATCAAAGATTGTGGGCACAATTACGGTGATTCACGACGTGACGGAACGGGTGATTCGAGAAACACAACTCCAAGACCAAATTGAAGAATTAGAACGCACTGATGCGGTTTTGCGATCGACTCAGGCAAAATTGCAACATTTACTGGCATCCAGTCCGGCAATTTTATATACTTGCCAAGAAAATAATACCGATCAAATTACTTTGCATATGACCTTTATCAGTGACAATGTTCTAGAACAATTGGGCTATCAACCAAATCAGTTTATTAATCAACCCAATTTTTATTTTGAACATATTCACCCTGATGACACTGAGTTAGTTTTACCAAAAATTTTGCATCTAGGGAAAACCGGACACCAAATTATTGAACATCGATTTTTACACGCTGACTGTAGCTACCGCTGGCTACGCAATGAAATGAAAGTGATAGACAGTCTGGATGGTAATATCGAGCAAGTCGTCGGCGCTATGTACGACATTACCGATCGCAAAGAAGCCGAAGCCCAAATAGAAGAACAAGCGGCATTGATCGGAATTGCCAAAGATGCGATTATGGTAAAAGATTTAGAGGATAGAATTTTATTCTGGAATCCTAGCGCCGAAAAATTATATGGTTGGAAAGCATCAGAAATTATAGGAGAATATGCCAATAAAAAACTTTCTAGTCAAATTTATGATAATTATTATAAGTTAGCTAAAAAAAATACAATTGAGAATGGAGAATGGCAGGGTGAATTACATAAAATTAACAAAAACGGCATGGAAATCATTGTCTCTAGCAGTTGGACATTAGTCAGAGATAGCAAAAATTATCCGAAATCTATCCTAACGGTAGATACGGATATTACCGAAAAGAAGCTTCTAGAAGCGCAGTTTCTCCGGGTGCAACGTATGGAAAGCATTGGCACTTTGGCGAGTGGCATTGCTCACGATCTCAACAATATCTTATCCCCCATTTTAGCTGCCGTTCACCTGTTAAAAATGGATCTCCCAGAGGAAAAGCGAGATCAAATTTTAACGATGCTGGAAAATAATACGATTCGCGGGGCGGATTTGGTCAAGCAAGTGTTGTCTTTCGCCAAGGGATTAGAAGGTGAACGGACAATTATTCAAGTCAGACATATTGTTGAAGAAGTTAGATTAATTGCTGATGAAACCTTTCCCAAAACAATTACTGTGGTCACCAACGTTCCTAGAGAATTGTGGTTAATTTATGGCGATCCCACTCAACTGCATCAAATTTTGATGAACCTATGCGTAAATGCCCGCGATGCCATGCCGAATGGCGGCACTTTAAAAATTTACGGGGAAAATGTTTGGATTGATGAAAACTATGCTAAATTAAATTTAGATTCCCTGGTCGGTGCTTATATTTGTATTACGGTAAAAGATACAGGAACGGGAATTCATCCCGATCATTTAAATAAAATATTTGAACCTTTTTTTACTACAAAAGAAATTAGTCGAGGCACGGGTTTAGGTCTGTCCACGGTGATGGGAATCGTCAAAAGCCACGGTGGATTTATTCAGGTGGCCAGTCAACTGGGTGAAGGAACTCAATTTAAAATTTATTTACCCGCCGCACCGGAAAACCATGCCGAAACAATTCCAGAAATTGATTTTCCTCAAGGACAGGGTGAGTTAATTCTGCTGGTGGATGATGAGTTGGTGATTTTGGAAATTAGCCAAACTATTTTAGAAACGAATAATTATCGAGTGATCACCGCGAAAAACGGGATTGAGGCTTTGGCTCGATATACTCAGTACGGAGAGCAAATTAATCTGGTATTATTAAATATGATGATGCCGGGGATGGATGGGAAAACGACTTTGAAATACTTACGGAGTATTAGCCCCCATTTGAAAGTTATAGGGGTGAGTGGTTGGCCTTCTCATTTTGAGGATGATATGGCAGTTAAACAAGAATTAGTCGGTTTTTTGTCCAAGCCTTATACTAGCCAAGAGTTGTTAAAAATTTTGGATAAAGCTTTGCATTCACCTTCAGATATTAGTTCTTAG
- a CDS encoding helix-turn-helix transcriptional regulator: protein MLKTSSATSDATDAISESVSEEPHRGIAAGFHALSDPLRIQVLELLRRQELCVCELCDQLAVNQSKLSFHLKTLKDAGLIRGRQEGRWIYYSLNLSQFVELEQYLAEYHRFSPILPGRQCSE from the coding sequence ATGCTAAAGACTTCCTCTGCAACATCAGATGCAACAGATGCAATATCAGAGTCGGTAAGCGAAGAGCCACATCGGGGAATCGCCGCTGGTTTTCATGCTCTTTCCGATCCCCTACGGATTCAAGTGCTGGAATTATTGCGCCGGCAAGAGTTATGTGTCTGCGAACTATGCGACCAGCTTGCTGTTAATCAATCAAAGCTTTCTTTCCACCTGAAAACCCTCAAAGACGCTGGGTTGATTCGCGGACGACAGGAAGGCCGATGGATTTACTACAGTCTAAATTTATCTCAGTTCGTGGAGTTAGAGCAGTATCTCGCAGAATATCACCGCTTTAGTCCGATTCTTCCCGGTCGTCAATGTTCTGAATGA
- a CDS encoding photosystem II S4 domain protein has translation MLPKEELLKGIENRDCVARIIDQANQAIKTWEVVLTDFLSPPELADSLKAFKSLTEVHCVSWGGYPQAERTRLAIAREEIPLDVSQVQVCALEIAGNFLFDTASHRDFLGAMLGTGIVREKTGDIVVLGDRGAQVIVVPEMVEFLEMELKQVRSVPVKTQRIELTELNIKEPKKKQLTTVEASTRLDAIASAGFGMSRSKMVDFINAGDVRINWKEITQPSYQVKSNDLIAIRGKGRLEVGEITVTKKGRYRVDLTRYI, from the coding sequence ATGCTACCCAAAGAAGAACTGTTAAAAGGTATAGAAAATCGAGACTGTGTTGCCCGCATTATTGACCAAGCAAATCAAGCGATTAAAACTTGGGAGGTGGTGTTGACAGATTTTTTGTCTCCCCCAGAGTTGGCGGATAGTCTAAAGGCTTTTAAGTCTTTGACGGAGGTTCATTGTGTGAGTTGGGGCGGCTACCCCCAAGCGGAACGCACCCGTTTGGCGATCGCCCGTGAGGAAATTCCCCTTGATGTGTCACAAGTGCAGGTCTGCGCGTTAGAAATTGCCGGAAATTTTCTGTTTGACACTGCCAGTCACCGGGATTTTCTGGGGGCAATGTTGGGGACGGGAATTGTCCGGGAAAAAACTGGTGATATTGTTGTTTTGGGCGATCGCGGGGCTCAGGTGATTGTGGTGCCAGAAATGGTGGAGTTTCTGGAAATGGAACTGAAACAAGTGCGATCGGTGCCGGTGAAAACTCAACGAATTGAGTTGACGGAATTAAATATTAAAGAACCGAAGAAAAAGCAGTTAACCACCGTGGAAGCTTCTACGAGGTTAGATGCGATCGCCTCAGCGGGGTTTGGGATGTCTCGGAGTAAAATGGTGGATTTTATTAATGCCGGAGACGTGCGAATTAACTGGAAAGAAATCACCCAACCCAGCTATCAAGTCAAATCCAATGATTTAATTGCCATTCGCGGCAAAGGACGCCTAGAAGTCGGGGAAATTACCGTCACCAAAAAAGGCAGATATCGAGTAGATTTAACGCGATATATATAA
- a CDS encoding pentapeptide repeat-containing protein — protein sequence MKKTILFMAVFLSLVWFTGRVYSQERPDVQRLLSTNKCPGCDLRGANLSRAKLAGADLRNANLSDSNLGGADLTNANLTKANLQGSYLGKVTLNRANLTEANLREVNLFEADLSSGNFTKANLSQSNLNRANLNGGIFTETDLRNSFLLEANLGQANLSSSNLCGAFLPNGRRSLQGCP from the coding sequence ATGAAAAAAACTATTTTGTTCATGGCGGTATTTCTCAGTTTAGTCTGGTTTACCGGACGAGTTTATTCTCAAGAACGCCCTGATGTTCAACGGTTGCTGAGTACGAATAAATGTCCCGGATGTGATTTGAGAGGGGCTAATTTAAGTAGAGCCAAATTAGCGGGGGCTGATTTACGCAATGCGAATTTGAGTGACAGTAATTTAGGGGGGGCTGATTTAACTAATGCGAATTTGACTAAGGCAAATTTACAAGGGTCTTATCTGGGAAAGGTGACGTTAAATCGGGCGAATTTAACTGAAGCAAATTTAAGGGAAGTTAATTTGTTTGAAGCGGATTTAAGCAGTGGTAATTTTACCAAAGCTAATTTGAGTCAATCTAATCTGAATCGAGCTAATTTGAATGGGGGAATTTTTACAGAAACTGATTTAAGAAATAGTTTTTTACTTGAGGCAAATTTGGGGCAAGCTAATTTAAGTAGTAGTAATTTATGTGGGGCGTTTTTACCTAATGGGCGGCGATCTCTTCAAGGGTGTCCCTGA
- a CDS encoding CAP domain-containing protein: MLPTKFLTIGSASILVMAVVNLLGQVSGERTLTVEASIQPARETITAPMKLAQSSNTNFSALEQAIIQETNAARTNPTAYAAKLEKQTKYFEGGILKIPGQTPLMTQEGVSAVNEAIQFLKSASPMSALTASSGMSKAAADHVQDQGPGGNLGHTGTDGSQPWDRLERYGEWQKTVGENISYGPNTGEDVVISLIVDDGVTDRGHRTNIFNSDFRVTGVACGEHREYRVMCVITYAGGYEEK; encoded by the coding sequence ATGCTGCCAACCAAATTTTTGACGATCGGGTCAGCCAGTATTCTCGTGATGGCCGTGGTGAACTTACTCGGTCAGGTTTCTGGGGAGCGAACGCTCACCGTAGAAGCCAGTATTCAGCCTGCGAGAGAAACGATTACTGCACCGATGAAACTAGCCCAATCAAGTAACACTAACTTTTCCGCGTTGGAACAAGCGATTATTCAAGAAACCAACGCAGCGCGGACGAATCCTACCGCTTATGCGGCAAAGCTGGAAAAGCAGACTAAATATTTTGAGGGTGGCATACTGAAAATCCCCGGACAAACTCCCCTGATGACCCAGGAAGGGGTAAGTGCAGTCAATGAGGCGATTCAGTTTCTCAAATCCGCTAGTCCCATGTCTGCCCTGACTGCTTCGAGTGGAATGTCCAAAGCCGCAGCGGATCATGTGCAAGATCAAGGCCCTGGGGGTAACTTGGGTCATACGGGGACCGACGGCAGTCAGCCGTGGGATCGGCTGGAGCGTTATGGGGAATGGCAAAAGACGGTGGGGGAAAATATTAGCTATGGCCCAAATACTGGAGAAGATGTGGTGATCAGCTTGATTGTTGATGATGGCGTTACCGATCGCGGTCATCGCACGAATATTTTTAACTCAGATTTTCGGGTTACAGGGGTGGCTTGTGGTGAGCATCGCGAATATCGCGTTATGTGCGTGATTACCTATGCCGGTGGATATGAGGAAAAATAA